The region TTCACCTATAATCTTATTTAATTCAGATACTTCATCTCTATCGCTAGTAGGCAGTTTTTCTTTGGCTAGCTCGATAGCTTTTTCAAATTTTCCTAATTTGAAATTTAAATCGGCTTGATAATAACTTAGTTTTTCTTTATATTTTTCTTCATCACTGACTTGCTCAAAGTATTTATTAGCTCCATCGTAATCATCACCTTCATAAGACATAAATCCTAGATAATATTTCGCTTGTGATCCATATTTTTGAGAGGTTTCTACACGTGTTAAATACTTTTTGGCATCCTTATAATTTTTAGTAATAAACGAAGCGTAACCATTATTAAAATTATAGGTTTCTCTATCTGCTTTAGATAATGCATTATCATCTACTTTGGCATACCATTTTTGAGCATACGCATATTTACCATTGGTAAAATAATAGTCTGCAACGTCTAAAAAAGCTGTATTACGCTTAGTGCTTGTTGGATAGTTTTCTACAAAACGTTCCATTAACACATCTGCGTTTTGCTGATTTAATCTAATAGCTGCATTGGCAATATAAAAGGCACAATTGCTCTGAATGTTTTCATCATCAGATGCTTTTTTTATTTGAGTAAATAAGTTTTGGGCTGCTAAATACTGCTGGCTATTATACAATTGCAATGCTTTTTGATAATCGCCCAAACTACTAGTGTAAACTGCAGATTCTTGTGCAAGTAACTGAAAACAAAACGCTATGGATATTAAAAATGTAAGTTGCTTTTTTACTAACATTGACATTATTTTTTAATTCAAAATCAAAGATAAATTAATCTATAGGTCTAACGTTAGAATTAGTCAATAATTATAAACGGAGTTATTAAAAATAAAAAATCTAGTACAACTAAAGTTGTTTTAAGCCCTATTTAATAAACAAAAGTTGCCTTAAAAATAATAGAGTTTCCGTTTTCTGTTTATGACATTAATTGTTTACTTTGTGAAGCGCAATTTAATAGCATTAAATCGCGTTGTTTCAGCTAAAAATAAATTTATTTTATGTCAAATACTGTTTTAGAATTAAAAGACGCCTCTATATTTCAAGGTGATAGCCTAGTACTATCTGACGTTAATTTAGAGGTTAATAAAGGTGATTTTGTGTATTTAATTGGTAAAACAGGTTCTGGAAAAAGTAGTTTTATGAAAACACTTTATGGTGATTTAAAGTTGACAAAAGGTGAAGGTCATATTGTTGATTTTGATTTACCAACTTTAAAAGAAAAAGATATTCCGTTTTTACGTAGGAAGCTAGGTATTGTATTTCAAGATTTTAAACTGCTTACCGATAGAACGATAAACGACAATTTATTATTTGTACTGAAAGCTACAGGTTGGAAAGACAAAGCAAAAATGAATGAACGTGTTGCTTCTGTTTTAAAAAAAGTAGCTATGGAAACTAAAGGTTTTAAATTTCCACATGAATTATCTGGTGGAGAGCAACAACGTATTGCCATAGCACGTGCTTTATTAAATGATCCTGAATTAATCTTAGCTGATGAACCTACTGGTAACTTAGATCCTCAGACTAGCATTGAGGTTATGGAAGTACTACAGGATATTAATAAAAATGGTAATACTATTTTAATGGCAACTCATGATTATGCTTTACTATTAAAGTATCCAAGCAAAACTTTAAAATGTGATGACAATAAGGTTTTTGAGGTTGTACAACGTAAAACCAATTAAACTATGCTATCTGTTTTAATACCGACTTACAATTACGATGTCACCAAGTTGGTATCTGCCTTACATAAGCAATTAATAGCGTCTACAATTGCTTTTGAAATCATTATTTTTGATGATGGCTCTAAAACAGAAATAGCCAAAGAAAACCAAAAGCTTAACACACTAAACTTTGTTACTTTTAAAGTAAACCCTGAAAATGTGGGCTTAAGTAACAACAGGAATCTGTTAGCCAATACCGCTTCATACAATTATATACTTTTTATTGATGGTGATTCCTTAGTAATTGATCCAGATTATATTAGTAATTATCTTGAAGCAATAACTGCAGAAACTGCTATAATTTATGGTGGACGTATTCATCCAAAACAAGTTTCTAAACAAAGAAAATTACGTTGGAAATACGGTACACATCGGGAAGATTTGACTGCCAAACAAAGAGAGCAAAACCCATACAAACGCATGTTTTGTAATAATACATTAATGACTAAAGCTATCTTTAACACCATTGGTTTTGAAAAAACGTTAACCCAATATGGTCATGAGGACACTTTATTTGCTTATAAAGCCAGTCAATTACAAACTAAGGTGTTACATATTGATAATCCTATTTTACATGGTGATGTCGATTTTAGTTCTGTGTTTTTAAAAAAGACAAAAAACGGATTGCAGAATTTAGATTATATCTATAATTCAAATTTGATTGACTATCATTTTATTCCGTTTTTAGTATACTTTACTAAGCTAAAACAGTGGAAACTTAATTATATCTTAGCAGCTAGTTATTATCTGATTAGTCCTTTAATAAAACTAAATTTGACTTCCAAACGACCTTCTCTATTTTTATTTGATTTGTTTAGAATTAGCTACTTTTGTCATATCAACTTAAAAACATGAGCTGTTTCTTCTCTGTAGTCATTCCGCTTTATAATAAAGAAAAATACATTTTAAACACCTTAACATCTGTTTTAAATCAGACGTTTCAAGATTTTGAAATCATTATCATTGATGATGGTTCAACAGATGACAGTGTAGAGATTATTGAGACTATAGTTGACCACAGAATTACCTTAATTAAACAACCTAATCAAGGCGCCTCAATTGCTAGAAATAATGCGATTAAGGCTTCAAAAAGTCAGTACATCGCTACTCTTGATGCAGATGATATTTGGGAAAACAATCACTTACAAGCACTTAAAGCGTGTATAGAAAGTATTGAAAACGCTGTTTTATATTGTACTAATTATAAAATAAAAAGACTTGGTGGATTGATTACTCCTGCTGCATTTAATTTTGATTATCAAGATCATTGCTTGATTATTCAAGATTTTTTTAAAGCTAACACCATTAATTTTATACCTACATCGTCTTCAGTTGCCTTTAAAAAAGAAGATTTTTTAAAACTCAATGGTTATAACACAAATTTAAGAACAGGTCAAGATATTGATTTATGGATTAAATTTGGACTACTAGGCAAAGTAGCTTTTAATCCTAAAATCACAATGACTTATAACCTATATGACACTTTAAGTTTATCCAATAGTACATTTAATGACGATAGGTATCTACTAATAAATAATTACAAAACTGAAGAGTATGATAACCCCTCTTTAAAGCATTATTTGGATATTAACAGATATGCATTGGCTATTAGATACAAGCTAAATAATGATGAGTATAACTTTAAAAAAATAAAAGGAGAAATTGATTATAGCAATCTAAACAGCAAACAAAAACTACTGTTAAAGCTACCAAAAACTGTTTTGAATATTCTTAAGAACATTCAGCACTTTTTAATTAAAAACAATATTTATTTATCGGCTTTTAAATAGCTTGAATGCATTATAATCTCTAATATAATCGGCTTCGTCATAAACCTCTGAAGCTAAAACTAAACAGACAGCTCCAGAAGAAAAATTTTCCAGTTCTCTCCAAATACCAGGAACAATTAATAATCCTTTATTTGGCTTATTTAGCGTTACCGAATTTATATTAGTACCATCTTTTAAAATAACATCAAAACTTCCACTTAAAGGTATCAGAAACTGGTATAACGCTTTGTGTGCATGACCACCTCTGTAAGCATCACTTGGTACGTCATACAAATAGTACACTCGCTTAATATCGAAGGGTACAATATCCTTCTCTACTACAGATAAATTACCTCTTCCTTCTGGGTCTTTGATTTTTGGAATTTCAATTATTTTAATCACTTATGTACATTTTAGCGTGTTTCTAAACCTTCTTTTAACAATTGCTTATATCTTGAAATACCTGAGCGTCCTACTTTAAATTTGGGTA is a window of Olleya sp. YS DNA encoding:
- a CDS encoding glycosyltransferase family 2 protein gives rise to the protein MSCFFSVVIPLYNKEKYILNTLTSVLNQTFQDFEIIIIDDGSTDDSVEIIETIVDHRITLIKQPNQGASIARNNAIKASKSQYIATLDADDIWENNHLQALKACIESIENAVLYCTNYKIKRLGGLITPAAFNFDYQDHCLIIQDFFKANTINFIPTSSSVAFKKEDFLKLNGYNTNLRTGQDIDLWIKFGLLGKVAFNPKITMTYNLYDTLSLSNSTFNDDRYLLINNYKTEEYDNPSLKHYLDINRYALAIRYKLNNDEYNFKKIKGEIDYSNLNSKQKLLLKLPKTVLNILKNIQHFLIKNNIYLSAFK
- a CDS encoding glycosyltransferase family 2 protein, encoding MLSVLIPTYNYDVTKLVSALHKQLIASTIAFEIIIFDDGSKTEIAKENQKLNTLNFVTFKVNPENVGLSNNRNLLANTASYNYILFIDGDSLVIDPDYISNYLEAITAETAIIYGGRIHPKQVSKQRKLRWKYGTHREDLTAKQREQNPYKRMFCNNTLMTKAIFNTIGFEKTLTQYGHEDTLFAYKASQLQTKVLHIDNPILHGDVDFSSVFLKKTKNGLQNLDYIYNSNLIDYHFIPFLVYFTKLKQWKLNYILAASYYLISPLIKLNLTSKRPSLFLFDLFRISYFCHINLKT
- a CDS encoding ATP-binding cassette domain-containing protein, whose translation is MSNTVLELKDASIFQGDSLVLSDVNLEVNKGDFVYLIGKTGSGKSSFMKTLYGDLKLTKGEGHIVDFDLPTLKEKDIPFLRRKLGIVFQDFKLLTDRTINDNLLFVLKATGWKDKAKMNERVASVLKKVAMETKGFKFPHELSGGEQQRIAIARALLNDPELILADEPTGNLDPQTSIEVMEVLQDINKNGNTILMATHDYALLLKYPSKTLKCDDNKVFEVVQRKTN
- a CDS encoding FdtA/QdtA family cupin domain-containing protein; this encodes MIKIIEIPKIKDPEGRGNLSVVEKDIVPFDIKRVYYLYDVPSDAYRGGHAHKALYQFLIPLSGSFDVILKDGTNINSVTLNKPNKGLLIVPGIWRELENFSSGAVCLVLASEVYDEADYIRDYNAFKLFKSR